Proteins encoded by one window of Dioscorea cayenensis subsp. rotundata cultivar TDr96_F1 chromosome 6, TDr96_F1_v2_PseudoChromosome.rev07_lg8_w22 25.fasta, whole genome shotgun sequence:
- the LOC120263322 gene encoding LOW QUALITY PROTEIN: HMG-Y-related protein A-like (The sequence of the model RefSeq protein was modified relative to this genomic sequence to represent the inferred CDS: deleted 1 base in 1 codon) has translation MAATDEPSDQASFPSYSEMIMAAIDALNDGNGASESLISKFIEETYGGLPSTHSVDLAVELARMKDSGELVLGENYYKRPDAGVAPKRGRGRPPKGEDLRDDGEAVATPTVAASIVPRPRGRPPKPKDPLAAAVAKAAHGLPKRRGRPPKNPRAPAAVAPVAPAAVVGVKRGRGRPPKVKPQLGDVGFG, from the exons ATGGCGGCGACCGATGAACCCTCCGATCAAGCCTCGTTTCCATCGTATTCGGAG ATGATAATGGCGGCGATTGATGCGCTGAACGATGGGAATGGAGCTAGTGAGTCTTTGATCTCGAAGTTCATAGAGGAGACGTATGGAGGGTTGCCATCGACGCACTCGGTGGATCTCGCAGTGGAACTAGCACGGATGAAGGATAGCGGTGAGCTTGTTTTGGGTGAGAATTACTACAAGAGGCCAGATGCAGGAGTAGCTCCGAAGCGAGGCCGTGGTCGGCCACCGAAAGGCGAAGATCTCAGGGAC GACGGTGAGGCGGTGGCGACGCCGACGGTGGCGGCATCGATCGTTCCTCGGCCGCGTGGGAGGCCACCGAAACCTAAAGATCCACTTGCGGCTGCTGTTGCCAAGGCTGCACATGGGCTTCCCAAACGCCGTGGACGGCCACCGAAGAATCCTCGGGCGCCGGCGGCGGTGGCTCCGGTGGCTCCGGCGGCCGTCGTTGGGGTGAAGAGAGGGCGTGGGCGACCTCCGAAGGTGAAACCCCAGCTCGGTGATGTAGGGTTTGGTTGA
- the LOC120263334 gene encoding uncharacterized protein At1g66480-like: MGNAIGAKRKTAKVMKIDGTTIRFKATATAGDVLRDHPGYSLLESEEVRQLGIRARPLPPDQLLKPKKLYFLVELPRLPDQRVPRRAWSGALHVSAKERLESLMLSRRAVSDLSVGKASVEDGAVRLKMRLPRSQVAKLVAESKDSAEVAEKIANLCVSNTDGPGSRSPNLDGAASP, from the coding sequence ATGGGGAACGCCATTGGAGCCAAGCGGAAGACCGCAAAGGTCATGAAGATCGATGGCACCACCATCCGCTTCAAGGCTACAGCCACCGCCGGCGACGTGCTCCGTGACCACCCCGGTTACTCTCTCCTCGAGTCTGAAGAAGTTCGGCAGCTCGGCATCCGCGCCAGACCTCTCCCTCCTGACCAACTCCTGAAACCGAAAAAGCTCTACTTTTTGGTAGAACTCCCACGGTTGCCGGACCAGCGAGTTCCTCGCCGGGCTTGGTCCGGCGCACTGCACGTCAGCGCGAAGGAGAGGCTTGAGAGCCTCATGCTCTCGCGTCGCGCTGTCTCCGATCTGTCCGTCGGGAAGGCCTCGGTGGAGGATGGGGCGGTGCGGTTGAAGATGAGGTTGCCGAGGTCTCAGGTGGCGAAGCTCGTGGCGGAGAGCAAGGATTCGGCCGAGGTCGCCGAGAAGATCGCTAATCTTTGCGTTTCCAACACCGATGGCCCTGGTTCCCGGTCGCCCAACCTCGACGGCGCCGCATCGCcgtga